GTAAACGCCGACTGGCCGCAGTGGCGCGGTCCCCACCGGGACGGCAAGTCGACCGACACCGGTCTCCTCCACGAGTGGCCGGAAGGCGGACCCCCGCTCCTCTGGCAGGCCGAAGGACTGGGACGGGGATTCTCGAGCGTCTCGGAAGCGAGCGGCCGCCTCTTCACCATGGGCGATTTCGGCGACACCCAGTTCGTCCTCGCGCTGAGCGACGACGACGGATCGATCCTCTGGAAGACGGCGGTGGGACCGAGCTGGGCCGATAGCGATCTCTATCCCGGCTCCCGATCCACACCGACGACGGACGGCGATCGTGTCTACGCTCTCGGCACCGAGGGAACCCTCCTGTGCTTGCGCGCCGCGACCGGCGAGGTCCTTTGGCGCCGCAATCTCATCGAGGATTTCGGCGGTTTCGTCATGATGGCGCGCGCCGGCGTCAACTGGCGCTATACGGAGTCACCTCTGGTCGACGGCGACCGGGTGGTCGCCACCCCGGGTGCCCCCGACGCGGCGCTCGTGGCGCTGAACAAGCTCACCGGCGACGAGATTTGGCGCGCCGCCATTCCCGAGCTCGGCGGCAACGGCGACGACGGTGCGGGGTACTCCTCGATGGTCGTCTCCCACGCCGCCGGCGTGAAGCAATACGTTCAGCTCATGGGACGAGGGCTCGTCGGTATCCGAGCCGAAGACGGCGCGTTTCTCTGGGGATACAACCGGATTGCAAACGACGTCGCCAATATCGCGACCCCGATCGTGAGCGGCGATCACGTATTCGGCTCGACGGGATATGGAACCGGGGCGGCGCTTCTCGAGCTCACCGCGAGCGGCGAGGGTGTCAGCGCCCGCGAGGTCTACTTCCTCGAGGCGAGCACGTTTCAGAACCATCACGGGGGCATCGTGCTCCACGAAGGCCACCTCTATACCGGCACGGGACACAACAACGGCCTGCCTTTGAGCACGCGCTTCGAGACCGGAGAAGTGGCCTGGGGCCCCATCCGGAACGACGGGCGGAACTCGGCCGCCATCGCCTACGCCGACGGGCACCTCTACTTCAGGTACCAGGACGGTCTCGTCGTGTTGATCGAAGCCTCTCCAGCGGCATACCAGGAATGCGGGTCCTTCCGCATCCCCAACGTTGACGAGCCCAGCTGGCCCCACCCCGTCGTGACGGGCGGCCGCCTCTATTTGCGGGAGCAGGACCGGCTGTATAGCTACGACGTGCGTGGTTCCCACGATTGAGGAGGAAACGTCATGTGGATGCTCGTGCTCGTCCTGGCCGCGTTCCACCTCATGAGAATCGATGGGACGTGGAAGATTACCGGCGGGAGCTACACCGTCGAGCGCACCGGCTGCGCGCCGAGCCCACTCCGCCGAAGTAATCACAATGCGAGGCGGGTGTACCGCCGCGCCAGGACCACCGAGCCCGCAAGCGACAGCGACTACTACGGACGATACGCCCGACGAACTACAAAACATCTTGGTACGACGACTCTCTCGAGCACGCCCGTTTGCCCTTCTCACTTGACCGAGAACACTGATTTTCCTATGCTCATTTTTTCTGTCCTCCACTAGAATACCCCTCCAGGAGAGAACGACTTGGCCATTGCCAGTCGTACCCGGCTCGGCGCCTACGAGGTCCTCGAGCCCATCGGTGCCGGGGGGATGGGCGAGGTCTACAAAGCCAA
This window of the Vicinamibacteria bacterium genome carries:
- a CDS encoding PQQ-binding-like beta-propeller repeat protein; translation: VNADWPQWRGPHRDGKSTDTGLLHEWPEGGPPLLWQAEGLGRGFSSVSEASGRLFTMGDFGDTQFVLALSDDDGSILWKTAVGPSWADSDLYPGSRSTPTTDGDRVYALGTEGTLLCLRAATGEVLWRRNLIEDFGGFVMMARAGVNWRYTESPLVDGDRVVATPGAPDAALVALNKLTGDEIWRAAIPELGGNGDDGAGYSSMVVSHAAGVKQYVQLMGRGLVGIRAEDGAFLWGYNRIANDVANIATPIVSGDHVFGSTGYGTGAALLELTASGEGVSAREVYFLEASTFQNHHGGIVLHEGHLYTGTGHNNGLPLSTRFETGEVAWGPIRNDGRNSAAIAYADGHLYFRYQDGLVVLIEASPAAYQECGSFRIPNVDEPSWPHPVVTGGRLYLREQDRLYSYDVRGSHD